One Nostoc sp. CENA543 genomic window, TTTCTGCGTTCTTCTTTGCGCCTTTGCGCCTTTGCGTGAGCTTTTAAATAGTATTCTTAGCAACACCAAAGGATTTATGCAAGAAGTCTACTGAAAAAGGGGTTTCCAATTTCAGTGACTCCCCACTCATCACTCCCCATTCCCCACTCAGTACTGAATTTTGTCAAAATTATAGGGGTAGTTTTGCAACCACCCCTATTTCCCCTCATATTTAGAATTTACTTTCAGCACCTTTGCTGAGACTTATACTTACTTTGAGATATTAACTAAACTTTCGACTTCAGCAGAAGCTAAAGTTGGTGCGGTGAAAATTTGGGAGTACAAACTCTTTGGCTGTTGTCCACCTACCACTGGTAATACTTGACGCGCATGGGTTGCAACTTCTACTGTCTTCACATCGTAAGTCTGCGTTACCATTTTGGGATACAAACCGATACCGATGATGGGAAGAATCAAGCAAGCAGTGATGAACAACTCACGGGGTTTGACATCAGCAACTACAGTATCTAAATGTAATTCTTCACTTTGATCACCGTAGAACACTTTACGCAGCATGGACAGTAGGTAAATTGGGGTTAAAATCACGCCTACTGCTGATAAGAGAACTACGACAACTTTAAAGCTGGAACTGTAAACGTCACTGGAAGCGATACCCAGGAATACCATCAACTCACCCACAAAACCACTCATTCCAGGTAAAGCTAGAGAAGCCATTGCGCCTGCGGTGTAGAGTGCGAAGGTTTTGGGCATGACTTTACCGATACCGCCCATCTTATCCATTAATAAGGTGTGGGTACGTTCGTAAGTGACACCGGTTAAGAAGAATAAGCTAGCCGCAATTAAACCGTGGGAAACCATTTGTAACATCGCGCCACTTACACCCAATTCTGTGTAGGAAGCTAAACCGATGAGGACAAAACCCATGTGAGCAATTGACGAGTAAGCAAGGCGGCGTTTGAGGTTAGTTTGAGCAAAGGCGCAACAAGCACCGTAGATAATGTTAACTACACCTAAGACTGCTAAGACGGGAGCGAAGTAAACGTGAGCATTAGGCAACATTTCCATGTTGAAGCGAATTAAGGCATAACCGCCCATCTTCAACAACACACCAGCCAGAATCATGGAACCAGGTGCGGACGCTTCACCGTGAGCATCAGGTAGCCAGGTGTGTAAGGGGAAAATTGGTAGTTTGACACCGAAGGCAATTAAGAAACCTGCGTAAGCTAATAATTCCACAGCTTTGGGATATTCTTTCATTCCCAAAGAGGCGATATCGAAAGTAAATGTATCTCCAGAGAATGCTAATGCAAAGCCAGCTACAAGAATAAATATAGAAGCAGCAGCAGTATAGAGGATAAACTTGGTAGCTGCATAGCGGCGTTTTGCGCCTCCCCAGATGGAAATGAGCAAGTATACAGGAACTAGCTCAATTTCCCACATTAGGAAGAATAACAGTAAGTCTTGGGCAACGAACACGCCTAACTGCGCGCTATACATTGCCAACATCAAAGCATAAAATAATCGCGGCTTGTTGGTTACTTTCCAAGCCGCGAAGATTGCTAGGGTGTTAATTAAGCCTGTCAGTAAGATGAGAGGCATCGATAAGCCATCTACTGCTACTGACCAATTTAAGCCTATTTGGGGTAGCCAAGCGTATTTTTCGACAAATTGATAGGCGGAACTGTGAAAATCGTAGTTTTGCCAAAAGGCGTAAATCATTAAGGCAAAATCAGCGATCGCTACTCCTAATCCATACCACCGAACAGTTTGACCTTCTTTATCTGGAATTATAGGGATGGCTAGGGCTGCCACCAAAGGTAAGGCAATTATGGCTGTCAGCCAAGGAAATTCAACGGGATTCATCACTTCTAACAATCGTTTTTTGTTTTCGCTTTTAATTACATTATATTAAGGAATTCTTACTTTTGTAAACGATATTTATCTCTAGAGAAATTAAATTTTTCTGATCGTTTAGTAATAAATACTCAAAAAAACCAGTATTTTCCGCAAAAAAGAGCATAAATACTTAGGATAATTTCGACTCATCTATCCTAATCGTAAACATTTGTAACGTCAATAAGCGACAGCAAGTATAAATTACCGTTACAAATCGCAATAAGTAGAACAGGGTAAATATTTGTAGTTCTGATTAGGCAGGGGGCAAGGGGGCAGGGAGCAGGGGGAAAGAGGATTTTAGCCTAGTTTACATTTCTTAAGATAGTTAGGTTTTTTCTCACCGACTTACTTATATCGCCAGAGGGATGTAGAGGTGATGGAAAAACCTACCTGACAGCAATTTTAGATTTTGAATTTTGGGTTAAAGGCTGTCAACTCTCTCCCTTGCGCCCTGCCCCCTGCCCTCTTCCTCCTTGTTAAGCTAGGCTAAGTAGAGATTTTATTGAGTAAATTATGCACAGACTTTTATCTGGGCCGTTGAGTGTGGAACGATTAACGGTGAAGATTGCAGGGTTGTCTGCGTCGCTACAGGGTAAGAAGTTAGTGCAGTTGTCAGATTTTCACTATGATGGTTTACGGCTTTCGGATGCGATGTTAGAAGAAGCGATCGCTGTTACTAACCAAGCACAACCAGACTTAATATTATTGACAGGGGATTATGTCACTACTACCCCTGAACCCATTCACCAATTAACGCCACACCTGAAAAAACTGCAAAGTCGTCATGGGATTTACGCTATTCTCGGCAATCATGACTTATATTACAAAAATTCCCAGACTGTAATTACTCAGGCACTTACTAATATTGGTATTCGCGTACTTTGGAATGAAATTGCTTATCCATTAGGAAGGGAATTACCAATAGTCGGACTGGCTGATTATTACTCACGGGAATTTAATCCAGCCGCAATTTTCCCACAATTAGATCCCTCAATACCTTGTTTAGTAATAGTTCATCATCCTGATACCGCCCATTATTTACAAGCTTGGAGAGTAGATTTACAACTATCTGGCCACACTCATGGAGGACAAATTATTATTCCTGGTCTTGGGGCTGTGTTACCCTATCACAAAAAAATCATCCGTAAAATTCCGATACGAGTGCGGCGATATTTCCCCTGTCTACGCAAAGAATTTT contains:
- a CDS encoding NAD(P)H-quinone oxidoreductase subunit 4, giving the protein MNPVEFPWLTAIIALPLVAALAIPIIPDKEGQTVRWYGLGVAIADFALMIYAFWQNYDFHSSAYQFVEKYAWLPQIGLNWSVAVDGLSMPLILLTGLINTLAIFAAWKVTNKPRLFYALMLAMYSAQLGVFVAQDLLLFFLMWEIELVPVYLLISIWGGAKRRYAATKFILYTAAASIFILVAGFALAFSGDTFTFDIASLGMKEYPKAVELLAYAGFLIAFGVKLPIFPLHTWLPDAHGEASAPGSMILAGVLLKMGGYALIRFNMEMLPNAHVYFAPVLAVLGVVNIIYGACCAFAQTNLKRRLAYSSIAHMGFVLIGLASYTELGVSGAMLQMVSHGLIAASLFFLTGVTYERTHTLLMDKMGGIGKVMPKTFALYTAGAMASLALPGMSGFVGELMVFLGIASSDVYSSSFKVVVVLLSAVGVILTPIYLLSMLRKVFYGDQSEELHLDTVVADVKPRELFITACLILPIIGIGLYPKMVTQTYDVKTVEVATHARQVLPVVGGQQPKSLYSQIFTAPTLASAEVESLVNISK
- a CDS encoding metallophosphoesterase — its product is MHRLLSGPLSVERLTVKIAGLSASLQGKKLVQLSDFHYDGLRLSDAMLEEAIAVTNQAQPDLILLTGDYVTTTPEPIHQLTPHLKKLQSRHGIYAILGNHDLYYKNSQTVITQALTNIGIRVLWNEIAYPLGRELPIVGLADYYSREFNPAAIFPQLDPSIPCLVIVHHPDTAHYLQAWRVDLQLSGHTHGGQIIIPGLGAVLPYHKKIIRKIPIRVRRYFPCLRKEFFIVRHWEWLQGLHRLGNNQLYVNRGLGTYFPGRIFCPPEVTVITLETE